CGAACAGCGTAACCGGACCGGCGAGATTGATCTCGCCCCCTGCGTACAGCGCCGCCACGCCGGGATGGGCCTCGTCCTCGGTGCGGTAGACCTCGCGCGCCTCCCAGGCCCGGCGGGCCTCAAAGTGTTCCTGCACCTCGATCAGGCCCACGGCGGCGCCGTCGCGGGTCAGGACCACCCGGCCCCGCAGCCCGCGCGCCGCTGCCCGGGAAACCGGCAGCGTGATGGGCAAGCTCCACGGCGTGCCGTCCGCCAGACGAAGGTGCTCGATAACGCTCAGGTAGTCGGCCTCTCCCAGAAAGCCGGTCAGCGGGGAGTACGCGCCGGTGGCGAGCAGTTCCAGGTCGGCGGCGCTGCGCTCGGAGAGTTCCAGGCGGGGCAGCCCGGCGAGTTCGGCCGGCTCGGCGCGGGCCACGCGGCCGATCAGCTGACCGCCCAGCGGTGTGGGCAGCGAGGACACGGGATGGGGCAGGGTGGGCATGGCGTCTCCAGGAAGGGGGAAAAGAGTGGATAAGAAAGGTCAACTATGGAGCCGTGAAAGTTCAGAGCTTGCCGGCGCCGGCCCACAATCCACATTCGGTCTTGCCCTGGCCTGCCCAGCGGCCAGCGCGGACATCCTCGCCGGGGCGCACGGCGCGCGTACAGGTCCAGCAGCCCACCGAGAGGAAGCCGTCGGCATACAGGGGGTTGACCGGAAGGCTGTGTTCCCGGGCATAGGCCTCGAGCTGTGGCCGGGTCCAGCTGGCGAGTGGATTGATCTTGATGCGGGCGCCGTGTTCCACCACGGGAATGTCCGCGCGGGTGGTGGCCTGATCCCGGCTGCGGGCATTCAGCAGGGCCGAGGGGTTCTTCTCACGCAGGTAGCGCTGCAGCGGCGCGACCTTGCGTGCGGCGCAGCATGCATCGGGGTCGCGGGCGTACAGGTCCGGGGGCGTCTGGCCGTCCTCCGGGGTGGCCCCGGCGTTGAGCGTCACGAAGGTCAGGCCGGGGTAGCGCGCGGCCAGGCGGTCACGGGTCTGCAGGGTTTCCGGAAAGTGGTAGCCGGTGTCCACGAATACCACCTCACCGTGGTAACCAGCCCGCACCGCGAGGTCAATCAGGACCACTCCGTTGAGGTTGAAGGCACTCGGCATCAGGGCGTCCGGATGGGCCGTGAGGGCCCAGGTCAACAGGTCGTGGGTGGCGGCGCGCGGCGGGGAGGCCAGGAGCGGAGCCCGGTCCTGCGCCATATGCCCGGTCATTCTTCCCCCAGCGCCCGCAGCAACTCACGCACTCCCTCGGACACGCTGATCCGGTCGGTCCTGAGGTGCAGGTCCGGCTGTGGGGGAGCTTCATAGGGATCGCTGACCCCGGTGAAATGGGGCAGGTCGCCCGCGATGGCTCTGAGGTACAGCCCCTTGACATCGCGCGCCGTCACCACGTCCAGCGGAGCGTCCACGAAGACCTCCAGCGGGCGCGGCAGCTCGCCAAGCACCTCGCGGCGGGTGTCCGCATACGGGCTGATGGCGCTGACCAGGACGGTCACGCCGTGCCGGGCGAGCAGGCCCGCCACGAAGGCGATGCGCCGGACGTTGGTGTCGCGGTCCTCGCGCGAGAAGCCCAGGCCCTTGCTGAGGTTCTCGCGCACGGCGTCGCCGTCAAGCAGTTCTACCGGCACGCCGCGCACGCTGAGCTCGGCATGCAGCGCGGCGGCCAGCGTGCTCTTGCCCGCTCCACTGAGGCCGGTGAACCACACGACGCGGCCGGCGGCCGTGCGCGGCGAACTCGAGACGGCCACGGTCACGCGGGTACCAGCTCCGGTTCCTTGCTCAGGACCGCATCGGGCAGGAAGCGCTCGTTGCCCATACGGTCGGCGTACTCCACGAAGCTCTCGCCCGCGGCCTTGTGCGCCTTGAAGTCGCTCAGCACGCGGTCGGTGTACTCGGTCAGGCGGCTGGCCGGCACAATGCCCCTGAGTTTGCTGCCGGTGCGCTGTGCCTGCCCGATGCTGCCCGCAAGGTGGACGTTGTAGACCTCCTCCTCACCGCCCTCCTTGTTCTGGCGCAGCGCTCCCATGAAGCCCAGGTCGGCCACCTGATAGCGCGTGCAGGCGTTGGAGCATCCGGTCAGGTTGATCACGAACGGCACGTCCAGATCGCTGTGCAGGGGTTCGAGCTCATCGATCATGCCCGCCACACGCGCCTTGGTCTCGGTCTGGGCCAGGCGGCAAAACTGCGTGCCGGTGCACGCGATGGTGGTGCCGCGCAGCGTGGCGCGGGGCGCGAGGTCCAGCAACTGCAGCTCGGCCACCAGCGCGTCCACGTCCTCGGTCCGCACATGCGGAATCATCATGTTCTGGAAGGCGGTGGTGCGCACGACCCCCTTGCCGTACCGTTCGGCCAGGTCTGCCAGCGCCCGCGCCTTCGCCGGGTCAATGCGTCCTACCGTGGTCGTCAGGACCACGTAGTTCAGGCCGTCGTGCTGCGGGTTCACGCCCAGTACGTCGCTGCCGCCGAAACGGGCCACCGGGGCGGGCGGCCCGTCGCGCAGCTTGCGGCCCAGATACGCGGTTTCCACGAGTTCGCGGAACTTCTCCGGACCCAGGTCCTTGATCAGGTACTTCAGGCGGCTCTTCTTGCGGTTCACGCGGTAGCCGTGGTCACGGTAGGCCCCGGCAATCGCGCGGCCCACCTCCACCACCTCGTCGGGCCGGATGAACACGCCCAGCCGCCGCGCCAGATGCGCCACAGCGCCCAGCCCGCCACCGACCCACACATCAAAACCGATCTCGCCGTCCACCTCGTGGGCCAGAAAGCCGATGTCGTTGATCAGGTGGATGCCTTCCAGTTCGGGCGTGCCGGTCAGGCTGATCTTGAACTTGCGGGGCAGGTCCTCGAAGTCCTTGTTGCCGCTCAGGGTGCCTTCCATCGCCGTGGCAATCGGACGGACGTCAATGCGTTCGCGGGCGTCAAGCCCGGCCAGCGGCGAGGCGATCACGGCGCGCACGGTATCGCCGCACGAACCGCGGGTATGCAGCCCCACCGGCTCCAAACGGTCGAGGATCTCGGGAATGTCCCCAATGCGCAGCCAGTGGAACTGGAAGGCCTGCCGGTCGGTCACGTCCAGCAGCCCGCGCCCGAAGTCCTCGGCAATGCCGGCCACCACCCGCAGGGCCTCGCTGCCCAGCTCGGCGGTCGGCACCTTGACACGCATCATCAGGAAGCCGTCCTCGGCCGGGCGCTGCGGGTAGACCCCGGCCCACTTCAGCAGGTCAATCTTCTTGGGGTCGATCTGTCCGGCGGCGGCGTACTGCGGAATCAGATCAAAAATCTGGAAGGGTGGCAGTTCTTTCTTCAGCGTTTCAATGTCCGACATGGCAGAAGACCTCGGGGATGGGAAGGATGGGAAGGGGGGCTGAGAGCCGACTCAGCGGCTCAGCACGGCGTAGCGCAGGCGGCGGTACTGGAAATACATCAGGCAGCCCACGCAGATGCGCTGGCTGAGGTTCAGGCCCGCCAGAGCGATCACGGCCAGACCAAGCAGCAGCCCCAGGACATTCAGCCCGGCCAGCACGCTCAGGCCGGAGGCGAGCAGAAAGCTGCCGCCCACGCCCTGCGCGAAGTGGTGGGCGCGGGGATCTTCATCCACGACCTCGGGGTGTAGACCCACTTTCGGTCCCAGCGCCCGGTAGGCCGCCCGCAGCGGCGAGAGGTCAGGCCGCAGCGCGCCCAGCAGCATGGCGGCCCCCAGCACCACGGTCAGGGCCGGAAGGCCAGCCACCACGGCCAGCAGCGTCACCGCGATCACGGTGTACTGGTTGAATTTCAGGGCACTGAGGTCAGTGCGGGCCGGTGGAGTGGCCGGACGGGTAGGGGAGGAGGCAATCATTGATCAGAAAGGTAAACCCTTATTGATGACAAAACAAGTCAACTTCTCCCATTCGGCTAGACGTTTGCCGGGGAGGGCATGGAGGGCGGTGACCCATCCGGGGTCATGGGCGGTGGGGGCCGTGCGGAGTGCTTTTCATAACTCAGTGCCTTCAATAACGCAGTGTGCCCCTGGGTCCACCGCCTGAAACGGGGTTTGAACGAATTCCAGAGGAAGCAAGCAGGCGGGAAGTGTTCTGGAAGATGTTGAAGAGTTCCCGGCAGGCAGGGTCGCCGCCGGAGCGTGGACCGGGCTGCCCACGCGGGCGGTCCGTATTACACTTTGGCCCGTGAAGACGCACACCGTACAAGTCGGGGACGTGAGCCGCGACCTTCCCATCGTCGAGGTCGCGCCAGGGGTCAGCGTGGCCCTGTTCAACATGCTGGGAGATACCGAGGTGACCGAGGCGGCGGGCAAGGCGCTGGCCCGCCTGCTTCCCGCAGATATCGACGTGCTGGTCACGCCCGAGGTCAAGGCGCTGTCGCTGGCGCACGTGATCAGCCGTGAATGCGGCAAGCCGTACATCGTGATCCGCAAGACCCAGAAGCCCTACATGGTCGATCCGGTGGCGCGCGAGGTGGTCAGCATCACCACCGGCATTCCGCAGCTTCTCGTGCTCGACGGCTTCGACGTGCCCAAGGTGCGCGGCCGCAAGGTCGCCATTGTGGACGATGTGGTGTCCAGCGGCGGCACACTGCACTCGCTGCGCCAGATCATCGAGGGAGTGGACGGGGAAGTGGCCGCCATCCTGGCCGTGTTCACCGAGGGCCAGGAGCGCCCCGAGGTCACGGCCCTGGGACACCTGCCGCTGTTCTCCTCGGAGTCGGAATGACTGCTGGGCCGACGGTCCGGGATAGGGTGGGTCTCATGAATGAAGTGACCGTCCGCATCGGTGGGGTAGAGCGCACCCTGCCCAGCGCCCGCGTCGGCAGCATGGGCCGCGTGCCGCTGGTGGAATTCATCGGTGACAGCGAGTTTACCAATGCCGTGGCCCAGGAGATGCTCGTCATGATTCCCGAGGGCACCGAGGTGCTGCTCACGGTGGTGACCAACGCCCTGCCGCTGACCCACGAACTCAGCGACCGCAGCGGCCTGCCCTACGAATGCGTGCGCAAGAAGCGCCGTCCGTACATGACCGACCCGCTGATTCAGGACGCCCCGAGCATGACCCTGGGCGTGGCCGAGACGTTCTGGCTGGACAGTCCCCACGCCGCCCGCCTGAAGGGCAAGAAGGTCGCCATCGTGCAGGACGTGATTTCCAGCGGCGGAACCGCCCAGACCCTGGGGCGCATCGCCGAGCGGGCCGGCGGCACGGTGGTGGGTTATCTGGCGGCCTTCCGGCAGGGTGAGGGAGCGCTGTCCCTGCCCTTCAAGTACCTGGAAAAACTGCCCGCCACCATCTGAAGCGGGCAGTTCCCCTGCGCTGAGCCGGCGGCGCGGACCGGGCTATTCCGTGGCGTTTGCCACAATGGCTGGCAGCTGGTCGGGCAGGCGCAGCATCGGTAGGTCAAAAACCGTGCGGGCCGGTTCGTTGGGGGCCGTGTTGCCCTCCTTGAGCATGGCGTACTGGTCGCGCGTGATGGGCGGACTGGGCAGCAGATTCATCAGCGGCACGGCCAGGTTCATCAGGGCGAGCGGCACCGGCACGATGGGTTTTTTCTTGCCGATCGCGCTGAGTTCCTGCTGCAGCAGTTCGCGGAAGGTGTACTCCTCTGGACCGGTCAGGGCGTAGGTCTCGCCCACGCCGGTCCCGGACTCGGCGGCGGTGGCAAAGGCCCGGGCCACATCCTGAACGCTGACGGGCCGGAAGGGAAAGGATCCGTCGCCGATCTGCGGCACGATGGGCGCGGTCCTGACGAGTTCGCGCAGCACCCGCCCAAAAAAGTCGTCCCCGATCCCAAAGATCAAGCTGGGCCGGAAGATGATGTAGGGCAGGCCGCTGGTCCGGACCAGCGCCTCGGCGCGGGCCTTGCTGGCGCTGTAGCCGCTGCCGCTCTCGGGGTCGGCGCCCAGGGCGCTCATGTGGACATAACGCGCTCCACGCGGCACGGCGGCGAGCACATGCCGCGTGCCCTGCACGTGAACCGCCTCGAAGGTCTGGTTCCCCTTCTCGGCGATGATGCCGACCAGGTGAATCACGGCGTCGGGGTTGCTGTGTGCCACCGCCCGCAGGACGCTGCCGGGGTCGGTCACATCCAGTGGCACACCCCGCGCTCCGGCGACGGCCGCCCCCTCCCGGCTGCCCGCCCACACCGCATGGCCGCGTGAGACGAGTTCCCTGACGATTTCCTGCCCGACAAATCCGCTGCCTCCGGTCACGAGGATGTTCATGGCTGTTCCTCCATCTGGGTCTTTTGAGGGTGCGCGTTGCCTGGACGTGGACGGTCCAGCGTCCCGGCGATGATCGCCGCGGCGTGCGGGGCGTCGGGTCCGGCGTACACACCGCCCAGTTCGGCGGCGAGTTCGGGGCGGGCGTTGAGCAGCGCTCCCCCCAGGAATACCGGGAGGCCCAGAGCACGCAGCTGCGGGCGGGCGGGCTCCAGGGCGTCGAGCGCCCACTCGCCGTTGACCGACAGCAGCAGCCCCTGCGCGCCCTGTTCGCGGGCGAAGGCGATCATGGCGGCCACCGGCAGGTCGGCGCCCAGGTAAGCTACCCGCACACCCCGGCGGCGCAGGGCCAGGGTCAGCATCATCAGGCCCAGTTCATGCTGCTCGCCGGGCGCACAGGCGGCCACCACCAGCGGCCCCAGGCCTTCCTGAACGCCCGCGATGTCCATCAGCGCCGACAGCCGCGCACGCAAAAAGGCGCTGGCGCCGTGTTCGTGCGCCACCGTGATCTTGCCGCGCGCCCACATGGTCCCGATCTCGACCAGGGCCGGCGACATCACGCGCATCAGCACGTCCTCGATGGGCAGGTGCGCGTGGGCCTCGGCCAGGACGGCGCTGGCCCGCGCCGTATCGGCAGCGACCAGTGCAGCGGTCAGGCGTTCGGCCAGATCGTCCGGCTGGACCGGGAGGTCCGGTTCAGTTTGGCGGACCAGGGAAGACGACGGCGGGGCCTCTGCTCCCACCGGCACGCCGCCCAGGGTCAGCTCTGCGGCGCGGCTGGCACTGACTCCACGCCGCAGGTGTTCTTTCATCAGCCCGATGTCGCGCACGTCCTCGGGCGAGTACAGGCGGTAGCCGCTGTCGTTGCGGATGGGCCTCGGAAAGCCGTAACGCCGCTCCCACTGACGCAGGGTGGAGGCAGGGACGCCGGTTCGTACCTCGACTTCCGAGGCGGTGAACATGGCGGTCTGCGCCCAATCTGCGGCCTGTTTCATTGTCCTCATTGTGAACGATGAGGACCGTGATGAACGTAAGGCTTCGTGCCGACGCAGACGCAGGCCGCACCCCGCACGCCGCATGAGGGGTCATCCGGCCCCCCCGGGAGCCTCCTACAATGGGCGCTGTTCATGCGCGCCCTCCGCACCCCCGCCAAGTCCCTATCCCCGGCCCTGCCCCTGTTGCCGCTGCGCCGGCTGCTGGTGGTGTCGCGGCCCGCGCTGTGGATCAATACCGTGGGCACGCTGGTGACCGGGGTGTGGCTGACCGGCCGGCTGTACACCCTGGACGCCGGGGTGCTGGCGCTGCTGCTGTACCTGACCCTGCCGTTTAACCTGCTGATCTATGGCCTGAATGACCTGAGTGACCGGGAGGAGGACGCCCGGTCGAGCCGCAAGGGTGGCTGGCAGGGAGCCCGCCTGACGGTGGCCGAGGCAGGCCCCCTGCTGCGCGCAACCCTGCTGCTGAACCTGCCGGTTCTGGCCGCATTGGCGCTGCTGTTGCCGCCCGCCGCCACCGCGCTGCTCCTGACGGCGGCGGCCCTGTTTGCGGCCTATAGCCTGCCGCCGCTGCGCCTCAAGGGCCGGCCGGTTCTCGACGGCCTGAGCAACGTGGCCTACGCCCTGCCGCTGGCGCTGCCCGCGCTGGCGCTGGGTACGGCGGTGCCGTGGGCCCCCCTGCTGGCGCTGATGGCCTACTCGGTGGGCAAGCACGCCTTTGACGCGGCGCAGGACATTCCCGCCGACCGGGCGGCGGGGACCCGTACGGTCGCCACCACCCTGGGCGTGCGCGGCACGGCGGCCTACGCCCTGGCATGGTTCGGGCTGGCCGGGGCGCTGTTGTGGCCAGTGTCGCAGGCCACAGCCGCCGCCCTGTGGCTGAGCTGCGGGGGTATGGCGCTCGCGCTGTTCTTCGTGCCCACTCCACAACGCGCGGCCCGGCTGTATCCCCTGAGCATCGTCACACCGTGGGTGGTCGGTGCCGTGGCGGGGGTCGGGCTGGTGTACCTGCTTGCGCGCGGTCTGTGGACCGGTGTCTGAACCGAGAAGGGCGCTGAACGTCGGCGTCCTGGGCGGTGGCGTGGCGGGACTGGCCCTTGCGGCGCTGCTCGCCGGGCGCGGGCACCGCGTGACCGTCTATGAGCGGGACCGGGCGGGGGGCAAGCTGCGGCGGGTCACGGTGGGGGGGCTGCCCTTCGACACCGGGCCGAGCCTGTTTACCTTTCCGGAGGTCTGGCATGCGTATCTGGACCGCCTGAACGAGCCTGATCCGCTGGCGCTGTGCCCGCTGCCCGGCGGCCTGGGACTGCACCACACCCCTTTCGGGCCGGTACCGTTGCCCGTGCCCCCGGGCCACCCGCTGGCTGCGGCCTGGACGGCGTACCATGAGCGCGCCGCGCCCCTTTTGCCGCACCTGCAGATCCTGCTGACCACCCCGCCGCGCCTGCGGGACCCGGATTTTCGGCGGGCCAGCCGGGCGCTCCTGGGGGTGACCGGGCCGCACCCGACAGCCGCGCGCTGGCTGGCGGCCCGGCACCTGCCGCCCGCCCTGGCCCATGCGCTGGGCACCTATGCCCTGAACGCAGGGCTGTCCCCGCAGGACGCGCCCGCCCTGTACGCGCTGATTCCGGCGCTGGTGGGGCAAAACGTCTTTCGGCCAGCTGGAGGCATGGGCGCGTTGCTGGAGGCACTGCGGAGATTTGCGCGGGTCCGCGGCGCCCAGCTGCTCGAAGGCAAGGAGGTGACCGGCGTCAACGGTTCTCACCTGACGCTGAGCGGCGGCGAGGAGGTCCGGCACGACCTGCTCGTCAGCGCCGTGGACCCCCACCGGCTGGCGCAGTTGCGTGGCCTGCGTCCCCGCTCGCCGCTGCGAAGGCGCACGGTCGCCGGGCTCGCGCTGTACGCGGCGCTGCCCGCCCCTGCCCCGCTGCCGGCCACCAGCGTGCTGCCCCCGCGGGACTACCGGGTTTTTCGCGCGGCCGTGCAGGCCGGGGCACTGCCGCCCGATACCCTGGCGCTCGTTCACGCCGATGGACCGCAACTGGCGGTTCTGCTCACTGTGCCGGCCACCGGCCTGCCGCTGGGGCCGGGGCATCCCTGGGTGCGCGGGCAGGTGCGGCGGGTCGAGCGGGTGCTGGGCGTGCCGGGCCTGCTGGACTCTGCCCAGGAGGTTCTGGCCCTCTCCCCAGCGCATTACGCGGTGGGAGGCCATCCCGGCGGGGCCATCTACGGTGCGGCGCCGCCGTTCTGGCGCGGCGGGCCACTGCACCCCCAGCCGTACCGCGTCGCGCCGGGGCTGTGGCAGGTGGGCACCGGCGTGCATCCCGGCGGCGGTCTGCCCGCCATCCTGGGCGGCACGATGATCGTGGACCGGCTGCTGCGCGAACACGGCGTCTGAGCGGCGTGGGGGTGGGATGCGGGGGGCGAACCACAGAAAAAACCCCGCCGTGGGGCGGGGCTGCTTGAATTCTGGCCGTCGGCGCTCAGCCCTGCTGGTCGGGGTCGGGCATGCAGGCCGTCACCGCCGGGTCCACACCGGCCTCGAAGCGCCTGAAGTTGTCGCGGAACATGCGCGCCAGCTTGCGGGCAGTCTCGTCGTAGGCCTGCTGGTCGGCCCAGGCCGCGCGTGGATTGAGCACCTCGTCGGGCACGCCGGGCACCGTGGTCGGAATTTCCAGATTAAAAAATGGCTCGCGCTCGAAGGGCACGTCGTCCAGCGCGCCGTTCAGGGCCGCGTTGATCAGGGCGCGGGTATGGGCGATGCTCATGCGTTTGCCCTGGCCGTACATGCCACCGGTCCAGCCGGTGTTCACCAGCCACACGGCCGCGCCGCTGTCCTGTACCTTCTGCGCGAGCAGCCGCGCATACTCGCCGGGATGACGGGGCATGAACGGCGCGCCGAAGCACGCGCTGAAGGTCGGGCTGGGTTCGGTCACGCCCTGCTCGGTGCCGGGGATCTTGGCGGTAAAGCCGCTAATGAACTGGTACATGGTCTGCTCGGGCGTCAGGCGGCTCAGGGGCGGCAGCACCCCGAAGGCGTCGGCGGTCAGGAACACCACGTTTTTCGGGTGGCCCGCGACGCTGCCCGGCTGGATGTTGTCGATCTGGGTGATCGGATAGGCGCTGCGGGTGTTCTCGGTGAGACTGCCATCGTTCAGGTCGGGCGTGCCGTCCTCACCGAGCACCACGTTTTCCAGCACCGTGCCGTAGGTTCGGGTGGTGCGGTAGATGGCCGGCTCGGCTTCGGGGTTGAGGTTGATCACCTTGGCGTAGCACCCACCCTCGAAGTTGAAGATGCCAGTGTCGGTCCAGCCGTGTTCATCGTCCCCGATGAGTTTGCGGCTGGGGTCGGCACTGAGGGTGGTCTTGCCGGTGCCGCTGAGACCGAAGAACAGCGCCACGTCGCCGCCCTCGCCCACGTTGGCCGAGCAGTGCATCGGCATGACGCCGCGACCGGGCAGCAGGAAGTTCAGCACACCGAAGATGCCCTTCTTGTTCTCGCCGGCGTACTGCGTGCCGCCCACCAGAATCATCTTCTCGGTGAAGTTCACCAGAATGAAGGTCTCACTGCGCACCCCGTCCACCGCCGGGTCGGCCTTGAAGCTGGGCAGGTTCAGCACGGTCCATCCGGCCTGGAAGTCCTGCAGTTCCTCGGGCGTGGGCCGCACGAACATGTTGCGCACGAACAGCGAGTGGTAGGCCATCTCGGTGACCATGCGCACGGCGATGCGCTGCTCGGGGTCGGTGCCGGCGAACACCTGCTGCACAAACAGCTCGCTGTGCTGGGCATGCCGGATCATCTTCTCGCGCAGGCCGTCAAAGACCGCCGGCGTGGTGGGATGATTGAAGCCCTCCCACCACACCGTGTCGCGGGTCAGGTCATCCTCGACGATGAAGCGGTCTTTCGGGCTGCGCCCCGTCTTGTCGGTGCGGACCGTCAGCGGCCCGGTGGCGGCCTGAACGCCCTCGCCCAGGCGGATGGCGTGACGGTACAGCTCATCCACGCCGGGGTTGAGGTGAATCCTTGCGTCGGTAATGCCCAGATCGGCCAGCAGGCCGTTTGCGGTCAGGCTCATGGGAGACTCCTTGGGTGGCTCGTGTGGTCAGAAACTGCGCGGCGCAGATGGCTCGGCGCAGATGACTTAGTGTGCGGACGGACGCCCCAATTGTCGCCTGTGAAACGGTTCCAGACCAAGCTTTGGGGTGTTACATGGGGGGAGACAACAGCCGGATGTGTCCGGCCAGCACAGACGCGGCGCGCGGCGGACCGCTACGGCAAACGCCAGGTGCTCGACCCTGAGGTCTGTGCCTGGCGTTCGCGCTGTCCTCCCCCCGGTGAGCGGGAGGGTCCGGTGGAAATCAGTTGGTCTTGTGCTTCGGCTCCTGATCCTGGTCCTTCTTGTCCG
Above is a genomic segment from Deinococcus aerophilus containing:
- a CDS encoding phosphoadenylyl-sulfate reductase; translated protein: MAQDRAPLLASPPRAATHDLLTWALTAHPDALMPSAFNLNGVVLIDLAVRAGYHGEVVFVDTGYHFPETLQTRDRLAARYPGLTFVTLNAGATPEDGQTPPDLYARDPDACCAARKVAPLQRYLREKNPSALLNARSRDQATTRADIPVVEHGARIKINPLASWTRPQLEAYAREHSLPVNPLYADGFLSVGCWTCTRAVRPGEDVRAGRWAGQGKTECGLWAGAGKL
- a CDS encoding phytoene desaturase family protein; the protein is MSEPRRALNVGVLGGGVAGLALAALLAGRGHRVTVYERDRAGGKLRRVTVGGLPFDTGPSLFTFPEVWHAYLDRLNEPDPLALCPLPGGLGLHHTPFGPVPLPVPPGHPLAAAWTAYHERAAPLLPHLQILLTTPPRLRDPDFRRASRALLGVTGPHPTAARWLAARHLPPALAHALGTYALNAGLSPQDAPALYALIPALVGQNVFRPAGGMGALLEALRRFARVRGAQLLEGKEVTGVNGSHLTLSGGEEVRHDLLVSAVDPHRLAQLRGLRPRSPLRRRTVAGLALYAALPAPAPLPATSVLPPRDYRVFRAAVQAGALPPDTLALVHADGPQLAVLLTVPATGLPLGPGHPWVRGQVRRVERVLGVPGLLDSAQEVLALSPAHYAVGGHPGGAIYGAAPPFWRGGPLHPQPYRVAPGLWQVGTGVHPGGGLPAILGGTMIVDRLLREHGV
- a CDS encoding UbiA family prenyltransferase, with amino-acid sequence MRALRTPAKSLSPALPLLPLRRLLVVSRPALWINTVGTLVTGVWLTGRLYTLDAGVLALLLYLTLPFNLLIYGLNDLSDREEDARSSRKGGWQGARLTVAEAGPLLRATLLLNLPVLAALALLLPPAATALLLTAAALFAAYSLPPLRLKGRPVLDGLSNVAYALPLALPALALGTAVPWAPLLALMAYSVGKHAFDAAQDIPADRAAGTRTVATTLGVRGTAAYALAWFGLAGALLWPVSQATAAALWLSCGGMALALFFVPTPQRAARLYPLSIVTPWVVGAVAGVGLVYLLARGLWTGV
- a CDS encoding DUF4395 domain-containing protein, which codes for MIASSPTRPATPPARTDLSALKFNQYTVIAVTLLAVVAGLPALTVVLGAAMLLGALRPDLSPLRAAYRALGPKVGLHPEVVDEDPRAHHFAQGVGGSFLLASGLSVLAGLNVLGLLLGLAVIALAGLNLSQRICVGCLMYFQYRRLRYAVLSR
- a CDS encoding nitrite/sulfite reductase, with amino-acid sequence MSDIETLKKELPPFQIFDLIPQYAAAGQIDPKKIDLLKWAGVYPQRPAEDGFLMMRVKVPTAELGSEALRVVAGIAEDFGRGLLDVTDRQAFQFHWLRIGDIPEILDRLEPVGLHTRGSCGDTVRAVIASPLAGLDARERIDVRPIATAMEGTLSGNKDFEDLPRKFKISLTGTPELEGIHLINDIGFLAHEVDGEIGFDVWVGGGLGAVAHLARRLGVFIRPDEVVEVGRAIAGAYRDHGYRVNRKKSRLKYLIKDLGPEKFRELVETAYLGRKLRDGPPAPVARFGGSDVLGVNPQHDGLNYVVLTTTVGRIDPAKARALADLAERYGKGVVRTTAFQNMMIPHVRTEDVDALVAELQLLDLAPRATLRGTTIACTGTQFCRLAQTETKARVAGMIDELEPLHSDLDVPFVINLTGCSNACTRYQVADLGFMGALRQNKEGGEEEVYNVHLAGSIGQAQRTGSKLRGIVPASRLTEYTDRVLSDFKAHKAAGESFVEYADRMGNERFLPDAVLSKEPELVPA
- the cysC gene encoding adenylyl-sulfate kinase, which gives rise to MAVSSSPRTAAGRVVWFTGLSGAGKSTLAAALHAELSVRGVPVELLDGDAVRENLSKGLGFSREDRDTNVRRIAFVAGLLARHGVTVLVSAISPYADTRREVLGELPRPLEVFVDAPLDVVTARDVKGLYLRAIAGDLPHFTGVSDPYEAPPQPDLHLRTDRISVSEGVRELLRALGEE
- a CDS encoding phosphoribosyltransferase family protein; protein product: MNEVTVRIGGVERTLPSARVGSMGRVPLVEFIGDSEFTNAVAQEMLVMIPEGTEVLLTVVTNALPLTHELSDRSGLPYECVRKKRRPYMTDPLIQDAPSMTLGVAETFWLDSPHAARLKGKKVAIVQDVISSGGTAQTLGRIAERAGGTVVGYLAAFRQGEGALSLPFKYLEKLPATI
- a CDS encoding complex I NDUFA9 subunit family protein, translated to MNILVTGGSGFVGQEIVRELVSRGHAVWAGSREGAAVAGARGVPLDVTDPGSVLRAVAHSNPDAVIHLVGIIAEKGNQTFEAVHVQGTRHVLAAVPRGARYVHMSALGADPESGSGYSASKARAEALVRTSGLPYIIFRPSLIFGIGDDFFGRVLRELVRTAPIVPQIGDGSFPFRPVSVQDVARAFATAAESGTGVGETYALTGPEEYTFRELLQQELSAIGKKKPIVPVPLALMNLAVPLMNLLPSPPITRDQYAMLKEGNTAPNEPARTVFDLPMLRLPDQLPAIVANATE
- a CDS encoding MerR family transcriptional regulator produces the protein MKQAADWAQTAMFTASEVEVRTGVPASTLRQWERRYGFPRPIRNDSGYRLYSPEDVRDIGLMKEHLRRGVSASRAAELTLGGVPVGAEAPPSSSLVRQTEPDLPVQPDDLAERLTAALVAADTARASAVLAEAHAHLPIEDVLMRVMSPALVEIGTMWARGKITVAHEHGASAFLRARLSALMDIAGVQEGLGPLVVAACAPGEQHELGLMMLTLALRRRGVRVAYLGADLPVAAMIAFAREQGAQGLLLSVNGEWALDALEPARPQLRALGLPVFLGGALLNARPELAAELGGVYAGPDAPHAAAIIAGTLDRPRPGNAHPQKTQMEEQP
- the pckA gene encoding phosphoenolpyruvate carboxykinase (ATP); this encodes MSLTANGLLADLGITDARIHLNPGVDELYRHAIRLGEGVQAATGPLTVRTDKTGRSPKDRFIVEDDLTRDTVWWEGFNHPTTPAVFDGLREKMIRHAQHSELFVQQVFAGTDPEQRIAVRMVTEMAYHSLFVRNMFVRPTPEELQDFQAGWTVLNLPSFKADPAVDGVRSETFILVNFTEKMILVGGTQYAGENKKGIFGVLNFLLPGRGVMPMHCSANVGEGGDVALFFGLSGTGKTTLSADPSRKLIGDDEHGWTDTGIFNFEGGCYAKVINLNPEAEPAIYRTTRTYGTVLENVVLGEDGTPDLNDGSLTENTRSAYPITQIDNIQPGSVAGHPKNVVFLTADAFGVLPPLSRLTPEQTMYQFISGFTAKIPGTEQGVTEPSPTFSACFGAPFMPRHPGEYARLLAQKVQDSGAAVWLVNTGWTGGMYGQGKRMSIAHTRALINAALNGALDDVPFEREPFFNLEIPTTVPGVPDEVLNPRAAWADQQAYDETARKLARMFRDNFRRFEAGVDPAVTACMPDPDQQG
- a CDS encoding phosphoribosyltransferase family protein yields the protein MKTHTVQVGDVSRDLPIVEVAPGVSVALFNMLGDTEVTEAAGKALARLLPADIDVLVTPEVKALSLAHVISRECGKPYIVIRKTQKPYMVDPVAREVVSITTGIPQLLVLDGFDVPKVRGRKVAIVDDVVSSGGTLHSLRQIIEGVDGEVAAILAVFTEGQERPEVTALGHLPLFSSESE